The Mesoterricola silvestris sequence TTCGAGCTGGCCGCCGACGAGCGCGCCCGGGCAGGCATCTTCCTGGGCTTCCAGCACCCCATCGAGGTGCCCGGCGTCTCCAACGCCTCCTTCCTGCGCCTGGCCTACAACAAGAAGGCCGAGGCCAACGGCCAGGAGGAGCTGGACCCCCTGGAGTTCGACGACTTCATCCAGGAGCGCATCAAGATCGTGAAGATGGACCCCTCCTTCCTGGACCGCAGCCTCAACGAGGGCTTCTCCGGCGGCGAGAAGAAGCGCAACGAGATCCTCCAGATGTGCGTGCTGGAACCCGCCCTGGCCATCCTGGACGAGCTGGATTCGGGCCTGGACATCGACGCCCTGCGGGTGCTGGGCGAGGCCGTCACGGCCCTGCAGTCCCCCACCCGGGCCCAGCTCATCATCACCCACTTCCCCCGCATCCTGGAGACCATCCAGCCCCACCAGGTCCACGTCCTCTCCGGAGGCCGGATCATCCGCACCGGCGGCCGGGAGCTGGCCTTCGAGCTGGAGGAGCGGGGCTACGACTGGCTCAAGGAAGAAGCCCCCGCGGGGAGGGCGTGATGGTGGCGACGGAAGCCGCCCCCCTCCTGGAGGGCCTCCTCTCCCGCCTCCGGCCCTCGGGCTGGGAGGCCCTGCGCGCCCGGGCCGAGGCGGCCCTGGAGGGCCAGGACCTGCCCACCCCCCGCCAGGAGGACTGGAAGTACACCGACCTGGCCCCCATGCGCGGCCTGGACTTCGCCCCCGGCGAGCCCGCGGCGGCGGACATCTCGGCCATCATCCTCCCCGAGGCCCGGGGCTCGCGCCTGGTCTTCGTGAACGGCCACTACGCCCCCCACGCCAGCAACGTCACCAACCTGCCCGCGGGGGTCCGGTTCCTGAACCTGGCCTGCGCCACGGAGATGGCCCGGGACCTGGGCACCCTCTCGGCTTCGGACGTCTTCGCGGACCTCAACCTGGCCCGGTTCAAGGACGGGGCCCTGGTGGTCGTGCCCAAGGGCGTCCAGGTGGAGGCCCCCCTCCACCTGGTGTTCGTGAACAGCCAGGAGGGGGCCGTCCCCACCTGCGCCCTGCCCCGCCTCCTGGTGGTGGTGGAGCGGGGAGCCTCCGCCACGGTGGTGGAGGAGCACCTGGGCACGGGCACCTACCTCACCAGCGCCGTGGCCGAGGTCATCGTGCGCGAGGACGGGCGCCTCACCCACGAGCGCATCCAGCGCGAATCCGACCAGGCCTTCCACTTCTCCCACGTGGCCGCGCGGGTGGAACGGGGCGCCAGCTACGCCTGCCGCACCATCAGCTTCGGGGCCCGCATCTCCCGCACCACCCCCCACGTGGTCATGGCCGCCGAGGGCGCG is a genomic window containing:
- the sufC gene encoding Fe-S cluster assembly ATPase SufC, with amino-acid sequence MLSIRNLTARIGENDVLRGIDLEIKAGEVHAIMGPNGSGKSTLGKVLAGHPSYEVTGGEVLFMGRNLFELAADERARAGIFLGFQHPIEVPGVSNASFLRLAYNKKAEANGQEELDPLEFDDFIQERIKIVKMDPSFLDRSLNEGFSGGEKKRNEILQMCVLEPALAILDELDSGLDIDALRVLGEAVTALQSPTRAQLIITHFPRILETIQPHQVHVLSGGRIIRTGGRELAFELEERGYDWLKEEAPAGRA
- the sufD gene encoding Fe-S cluster assembly protein SufD: MVATEAAPLLEGLLSRLRPSGWEALRARAEAALEGQDLPTPRQEDWKYTDLAPMRGLDFAPGEPAAADISAIILPEARGSRLVFVNGHYAPHASNVTNLPAGVRFLNLACATEMARDLGTLSASDVFADLNLARFKDGALVVVPKGVQVEAPLHLVFVNSQEGAVPTCALPRLLVVVERGASATVVEEHLGTGTYLTSAVAEVIVREDGRLTHERIQRESDQAFHFSHVAARVERGASYACRTISFGARISRTTPHVVMAAEGAELSLDGLALLGGSQLSDTHSFVDHTVPHGTCRQAHKVIADDASRAVFNGKVFVRPGAQGTDAQQQCRGLLLSPKARIDTKPELEIFADDVKCAHGAAIGQLDPEGLFYLQSRGMDPALARNVLTYAFAADLLARIPVTSLRRQLRQTVLARTQSGTLEALS